The Moorena producens PAL-8-15-08-1 genomic interval GAGCATAGGGGATAATATCAGGATCAAATCCTCCCACTTGATTAGTGCGGATAACCCAAAGTTTAGCGCCATGGTTTAACAAAAGACTAGCTATTTCGTCATGACCACGTCGCGGTAATACAGTCCGCCAGCTAGTAAGTCCTCTGAGGATCGGGATAATGGGATTGTCACTGGTGGCAACTCCCACCAAGGTTTCAGCATTTTCCTTCCAGTCACTACGAACAATTCCTAGGGGAGTCAGCTGTTTTTCTAGTGCTTGTCCCAACTCTGATAATTGTTGAAATCGCTGAGTTTGGGGATGATCTGGATGACTTTTCAACCACTCTTGAATGTCAGGATTGGCATTCACTTCATCTTCTATCTGTTGGATGGCTAAATAAAGCGCTTGATTGGAGTCTTGCACACAGGACTCTGCTGGTGAAGCAAATGCTGCACCGTCACCATCCCCCGTGCGGTAGCGAGCCATCATTACTTGTAACTGATGCTTAAATTCGTCCAAGGGTGATAGTTTAATATCACCGAACTCGTAGTCTTGGGTGACTGCATCTAATTTAACAATCACATCAGAAACAGGTCGATTGCCTAACCAACCCCGCTGCAAATTTCCCATATAGTTCGGCCATTTGATTGACCCTGAAACAATGCCATCGGGGTTACTAGCATAAACTTGATCGTACTCTATATCAAAGCGTAATTCATCGCTTAATGGGTCACGCACTACATGAGCAATACCATAGGCAAAGTGACCGCTTACCATATTAAAAAGGGCACGTTCATCTTTTTTATTACCACCCATTCCCCCATAAAGATGGATCACAATTCCCCGGTCTCCCTCCTGCCAAGGGGATATCGCAGCGTCTGGTTGTTCAGCTAAAGGATCCAGCAGAACTGTCTTGGCAGTACCTTTTTGCTGTTCGGTATTTTCCCAATTTTTTTCCTTAATGTAAGTTACGCCTTCCTCAACTCCCAAAATTACTTGATCTGGCTCTAGCATCATCAACGCCCTAGGTTCAATCCCTTGGGTAACAAAAATGCGGTCAGGATCCTGAGCACCATAAATATACCAACCAGCGCTATTTAGAGGAGAGTCTTCAATCTGGGAATTGGTAGATCTAGGGATGCCATACCGGTCAGCCACCACTTGAGGAATACGAATAATTTCTTGAGGTCCATCAAATTGTTTTGAATCTTTATTAAAGTGCGATACTTGAAAGCGATCGCTGTCAAGAGCCTCCCGTTTAATAATGGTAACCAAGCCATAGAAGCGACCGGTAATTTGCACTGGGTCTTCAACAATACTCAAAGACGTCCTTGTCTCTGACTCAGTCACAACTGGATTGTTTACCATGACAATCACATTATCGTCAGGTCTGGCTCCAGCCAACGATTCCAGGGGACCTACCCGATTTAGATGATTCAATCGAAACGGATGGATAGCGCCGCCTGTCATGCTATTTATAGTGACTTGATTAAAATTAATATCTGTGGTAACTCGCTTCACATAGTCTTGGATCCCTGGAGCATCCTTACTCCATCCTAAGGTAACAATCTCTCCTACCAAATGCTGATACTCAGCAGCAGCATGGTAGACTTCAAACAGTACGGAATCATCAGTTGTTCGTTCATTCTTTGGCGGCTGGATCAGTCGTCCTATCCACTCACTAACGGGTTGATAAAGACTTGATGATAGGGTCTGATTTACAGGATAATAACTAGGTTGATTTATCTGAACGTTACGAGAAAGTTCGTAGTTAGATGGTTTCGGTTCGGTAAATTTTTTCTGGACTTGAGAGTAGATAAAAAATACCACCCCGATTACTAAAATTAGGATAACCAGGACGATTACTAAAGGGTTTTGGAGATTTACAATTTTTAACATAGTTTTAATATGAGATGCCAAACTATGGTTTTTTGAAAAAGGGAACAGGGAATAGGGAGTAGGGAGCAGGGAATAGGCAAAAGGCAAAAGGCAAAAGGCAAAAGGCAATACCTAATCAAGTCTATACGAATTTTTGGTAAAGTCAAAAACTGTAATCCTTCTTTCCAATTGATCAGGTAAACATAAGAAACATAATATTGATAATTCCGTCTCCCCAGACTTCCCGCGCCCCCGCCCCACACTCCCCACACTTCGCACACTTCCCTCTCTTCCCCTATTCCCTATTCCCAGATCCGCTGTTCCCTATTCCCTACTCCCTACTCCCTACTCCCTATTCCCTTTAATCTGACGCAGCCACATCCATCCTAGAACGGCTATTACCAGAGAAACCCAACCGGTCAAGGGCTTTAGCAACAAAAATCCTCCAATGGCTAACATTGCTCCAAACATTAGCAATATCGATGCCAGCACCCGTTTTAAATCATGTTCCAAATCCTGGATTGGGGCTAAACCGGTGCGAAGCTGCTGACGTTTCCAGCCAGGACCGGCTGGACGCACCCGTCGATAAAATTGATCTAAGGTGGTATCAGATTCTGGTGGGGTGATTAACATCACCACTATCCACAAAACACCAGTAATTCCAGCAGTTACCAGCAGACGCCAACCAAAGTCAGGAATCTGAATAACTGGCACGACACTGGTACCAAACCCGACAACAAAACCAGCAACCATGGCGGTTAGTTCCGCAGCAGCATTAATCCGCCACCAGAACCAACGTAACATTAACACTAATCCCGGTCCCGTACCAATGGCAATTACTAATCGGAACACGGTGGCAACGTCTGTGGCAAAGAAGGCGGCAATTGCTCCTAAAACCGTGACCAACACTGATGCGATCCGCCCCACTAAGACCAGTTCTGATTCTGAGGCTTGGGGATGAACAAAGCGCAAATAGAGGTCATTAGTGAGATAGGAGGCTCCCCAGTTAATGGAGGTAGAGACGGTACTCATAAATGCCGCAATTAGGGAAGTTACCACTATCCCAAGCATCCCTCCTGGCAGAAAATCTAGCATCAGTTTGGGATACCCCAATTCCCGGTCTGCCAAATCTGGATAGATTACCATTGCGGCTAGGGCAACTAATATCCAGGGCCAGGTCCGGATTACATAGTGAAAGATATTGAATAGCCAAGCCGCTTTCTCGGCATCTGCTTCATTTTTGGATGCGGCCAAACGCTGGACAAATTCACCACCCCCATCACTGCGACGCCATGCCCACCATTGCAGGAACACATAGGCAGAGAATGTGCTAGCACTGATGCCAGCGGTTTCACTCCAACTAATGCCTCCGGAACCAACTGTGAGGGGAAAAAAGGCTAGTACATCCTGTTGGGTTACTTGTTGGACTTTTGGGATTAGTTGATGAATACCACCGACATGGTTAATGGCAACCACAGCAACTATCATTGCTCCGAGTAGGGCAAAAAAGAATTGGAAGAAATCCGTAGCTACTACGCCCCACAGTCCAGCAAAGCCAGCGTAGACTAAGACTAGAATACTTACTCCTAATACACTCCAGAGTTTTACACTACTGGCTTCGGGCGCAATACCAAGGCTTTGCCAAATTTCTAGAGCACCTACGACTTTCACCATGGCTAGCATGGCATAGCCAATGGCAATACAGTTGATTGGTACAGCAAACAGAAAGGCTTTGGTTCCCCGTAATAGGGCAGCGATGGAGCCACCATAACGGATTTCCGTGAGTTCGGCATCAGTCACAATTTCTGAACGTCGCCACATCCGGGCAAAGATGTAAATCATGATCAGATGGGATATGCCAAAACTCCACCATTCCCAGTTGCCCGCAATGCCTCGATTGCCCACTACTCCGGCAATGTAGAGGGGGGTATCTATGGAAAACGTAGTGGCAGCCATACTGGTCCCTGCTAACCACCAGGGGAGCGATCGCCCCGAAACAAAGAAATCCACAAGACTGCCGGAAGCCTTGCGAGAGAGGTATAGTCCTAAGCCGAGGGACAAGACTAAGTAGACCAGGACAATCAGCCAATCAACGAGTTGCATAAATTCCGGTTGCTGCTCACGGATTGAGATATCATATCAGATTCCGATCTGGGGAGTGTCGGGAATCGGGAATCGGGAATCGGGAATCGGGAATCGGGAATCGGGAATCGGGAGTCGGGAATCGGGAGTCGGGAATCGGGAATCGGGAATCGGGAAAAGAAGGTTCTAAAATAGCACAGGATTTTCGATAGAGGCAAAAAAAATCTAGACTTATGTACTTTTAGCTACAAAACACTTGGAAGCATCAGCCCTAACCTAACTACATCAACATATATATATATGTAGTTATGGTAATTTCATCAGTTACAAAGGCAACGGGAAAATGGGATAACCTCGATTCCCAAAGAGGTAATCTGAGTGAATTAGATCTATGGTGTATGATTTGTGGTGACTTCCACATGACGGCTGACCACTGGAAATTTATGGCAGAAGATATGCCTAACGATCCAGTGGATATGATCGAAGACCTCACAAAAATGGGAATTTATAAACCCGATACGTTTAAGATGGCAGATGCGGTTAATGCTGCTGATATTAGAAAGGCACTGCTACTAAAAGTAGCTGGTAAAGGGGACCCGAAGAGGGAGCAATTAGTCCTAGAGTTAGCTAAACAAGCTGGTGGTATGGAAAATGCTTTTGCTGCTGCCTTTGGTCCTAAAGCTGGAGAATTTTTCGGGGATGTAAGGCATTACAATAGTTTCAGCCGCCGCCGCTTCTTGAAAAATTTAGCAGTAGGTGCTGCATTAGTTACCCTAGCCAACTGTACCCCTAAACAGCAAACTCAGGATTTAAAGACAGGGGAGAATGAACCACCACCCAATGTAGACAGTCTAGAAAAAACAGACCTAAAAATTGGATTTATCCCGATCACATGTGCCACTCCTATTATTATGTCTGAACCTTTAGGGTTCTACTCCAAGTATGGTTTTAATGCCAAAGTAGTAAAAATGCCTAGCTGGGGTGCGGTTAGGGATTCCGCGATCGCAGGAGAACTGGATGCGTATCATATGCTAGCCCCCATGCCTATTGCCATGACGTTGGGTTTAGGTTCCGCCACCTTTGGAGTTAAACTAGCCAGCATCGAGAACATTAACGGTCAAGCCATTACTGTAGCTAACAAATACAAAGGTAAAATTAATGGTCCCGCCGATTTCAAAGGCTTCACCATTGGTGTCCCTTTTCCTTACTCCATGCACAACCTCTTAATGCGTTACTACCTGGCCACTGGCGGAGTTGATCCCGATAAAGATGTAAAAATTCGCCCTGTTCCTCCACCAGATAGTATTGCTCAGTTGGTGGCAGGGGACATTGATGCTTACTTGATGCCCGATCCCTTTAACCAAAGGGCTGTCTATGAAGAGGCTGGATTTATCCACAAACTGACCAAGGAGTTATGGGCAGGACACCCCTGTTGTGCCTTTGCCGCAAGCGATGCTTGGATTGAGGAAAACCCCAACACTTTCCGCTCCCTCAATAAAGCAATTATCGAAGCTGCCGGTTATGCCCGTAACCCAGCCAATCGTCCAGAAATTGCCAAAGCCATCTCCGAAAGAGCCTTTTTGAACCAGCCGGTGGAAGTGGTGGAAGCTGTACTAACGGGTAACTTTGACGATGGTCAAGGTAACACCAAAGCTGTACCAGACAGAATTGATTTTGATCCCTATCCTTGGCAGAGCTTTGCCAATTGGATTTCTTCTCAGTTAGTGCGTTGGGATTTGCAAGGAGATGGAAAAGTCAAATCAGCTATCACCTCGGAAAAGTATGATGAAGTGGGTAAAGAAATTTTCCTGACAGATTTAGCTAGGGAATTGGCTCAGGAAGTGGGACAAACTCCACCTACAGAAATTTACCGTACAGAAACCTTGGAATTTGACACTTTTGATCCAGCTAAACCCCAAGAGTATGTGGATGAACAAATTAAAAAATACGGTTTTTAAAGGTAAGCATTTAGCCGTCAGCCGTCAGCCGTCAGCTATTAAGCATTCAGCCGTCAGCCGTCAGCCGTCAGCCTATGCGCTACGCGCACGCTACTTGAGGTGCCGTGAGCTTATTTTATTCAAAAGCTGATAGCTGATAGCTGATAGCTGATAGCTGATAGCTGATAGCTGATAGCTGATAGCTGATAGCTGATAGCTGATAGCTGATAGCTGATAGCTGATAGCTGATAGCTGATAGCTGATAGCT includes:
- a CDS encoding sodium:solute symporter family protein, producing the protein MQLVDWLIVLVYLVLSLGLGLYLSRKASGSLVDFFVSGRSLPWWLAGTSMAATTFSIDTPLYIAGVVGNRGIAGNWEWWSFGISHLIMIYIFARMWRRSEIVTDAELTEIRYGGSIAALLRGTKAFLFAVPINCIAIGYAMLAMVKVVGALEIWQSLGIAPEASSVKLWSVLGVSILVLVYAGFAGLWGVVATDFFQFFFALLGAMIVAVVAINHVGGIHQLIPKVQQVTQQDVLAFFPLTVGSGGISWSETAGISASTFSAYVFLQWWAWRRSDGGGEFVQRLAASKNEADAEKAAWLFNIFHYVIRTWPWILVALAAMVIYPDLADRELGYPKLMLDFLPGGMLGIVVTSLIAAFMSTVSTSINWGASYLTNDLYLRFVHPQASESELVLVGRIASVLVTVLGAIAAFFATDVATVFRLVIAIGTGPGLVLMLRWFWWRINAAAELTAMVAGFVVGFGTSVVPVIQIPDFGWRLLVTAGITGVLWIVVMLITPPESDTTLDQFYRRVRPAGPGWKRQQLRTGLAPIQDLEHDLKRVLASILLMFGAMLAIGGFLLLKPLTGWVSLVIAVLGWMWLRQIKGNRE
- a CDS encoding abortive infection protein; this translates as MPFAFCLLPFAYSLLPTPYSLFPFSKNHSLASHIKTMLKIVNLQNPLVIVLVILILVIGVVFFIYSQVQKKFTEPKPSNYELSRNVQINQPSYYPVNQTLSSSLYQPVSEWIGRLIQPPKNERTTDDSVLFEVYHAAAEYQHLVGEIVTLGWSKDAPGIQDYVKRVTTDINFNQVTINSMTGGAIHPFRLNHLNRVGPLESLAGARPDDNVIVMVNNPVVTESETRTSLSIVEDPVQITGRFYGLVTIIKREALDSDRFQVSHFNKDSKQFDGPQEIIRIPQVVADRYGIPRSTNSQIEDSPLNSAGWYIYGAQDPDRIFVTQGIEPRALMMLEPDQVILGVEEGVTYIKEKNWENTEQQKGTAKTVLLDPLAEQPDAAISPWQEGDRGIVIHLYGGMGGNKKDERALFNMVSGHFAYGIAHVVRDPLSDELRFDIEYDQVYASNPDGIVSGSIKWPNYMGNLQRGWLGNRPVSDVIVKLDAVTQDYEFGDIKLSPLDEFKHQLQVMMARYRTGDGDGAAFASPAESCVQDSNQALYLAIQQIEDEVNANPDIQEWLKSHPDHPQTQRFQQLSELGQALEKQLTPLGIVRSDWKENAETLVGVATSDNPIIPILRGLTSWRTVLPRRGHDEIASLLLNHGAKLWVIRTNQVGGFDPDIIPYAPTTLF
- a CDS encoding ABC transporter substrate-binding protein, encoding MVISSVTKATGKWDNLDSQRGNLSELDLWCMICGDFHMTADHWKFMAEDMPNDPVDMIEDLTKMGIYKPDTFKMADAVNAADIRKALLLKVAGKGDPKREQLVLELAKQAGGMENAFAAAFGPKAGEFFGDVRHYNSFSRRRFLKNLAVGAALVTLANCTPKQQTQDLKTGENEPPPNVDSLEKTDLKIGFIPITCATPIIMSEPLGFYSKYGFNAKVVKMPSWGAVRDSAIAGELDAYHMLAPMPIAMTLGLGSATFGVKLASIENINGQAITVANKYKGKINGPADFKGFTIGVPFPYSMHNLLMRYYLATGGVDPDKDVKIRPVPPPDSIAQLVAGDIDAYLMPDPFNQRAVYEEAGFIHKLTKELWAGHPCCAFAASDAWIEENPNTFRSLNKAIIEAAGYARNPANRPEIAKAISERAFLNQPVEVVEAVLTGNFDDGQGNTKAVPDRIDFDPYPWQSFANWISSQLVRWDLQGDGKVKSAITSEKYDEVGKEIFLTDLARELAQEVGQTPPTEIYRTETLEFDTFDPAKPQEYVDEQIKKYGF